A single region of the Kiritimatiellales bacterium genome encodes:
- the gatB gene encoding Asp-tRNA(Asn)/Glu-tRNA(Gln) amidotransferase subunit GatB, whose translation MKYEACIGLETHVMQKTVTKMFCGCRNEYGAEPNTNICPVCFGYPGALPVLNAKAIELCCKTGLMLGCKINPHSKWDRKNYFYPDMSKNYQISQADEPLCLGGQITADVNGKLKTFEIERIHQEENAAKNTHVAGASLIDFNRAGTALMEIVSRPCMHSADDVLAYLNTLKLIMQYGEISDCDLEKGHMRSDVNISIRPAGSEKLGAKVEIKNMNSFGFIAEAINYEIGRQIDVLESGGSVVQETRGYDSDRGETFSQRTKENAHDYRYFPEPDLLPVEISAEQIAQWKAGLPELPAQRRERYINELGLPEYDAKVLTAEKAVSDFFDDTCALTKHYKFVSNYLMGKAASLAAEKNTGVTESKLIPAALAQVADLAAGGTVSSSAANELIEILFVDGGDPQAIVAAKGMAQINDDYALDQWADEAIAGNPKAVADYKAGNPASINALMGHVMKQSQGKANPPAVIALFKKKLDA comes from the coding sequence ATGAAATACGAAGCATGTATCGGCCTTGAAACTCATGTGATGCAGAAAACGGTGACGAAGATGTTCTGCGGCTGCCGGAATGAATACGGTGCAGAACCAAATACGAATATCTGTCCGGTGTGTTTCGGCTATCCCGGTGCGCTGCCGGTGCTGAATGCGAAAGCGATTGAACTCTGCTGCAAGACCGGACTGATGCTCGGCTGCAAAATTAATCCGCATTCTAAATGGGACAGGAAAAATTATTTTTATCCGGACATGTCCAAAAACTATCAGATTTCGCAGGCCGACGAACCGCTCTGTCTTGGCGGACAAATCACGGCGGATGTGAACGGTAAGTTGAAAACATTCGAGATCGAGCGGATTCATCAGGAGGAGAATGCAGCGAAAAACACACACGTTGCCGGCGCAAGCCTGATTGATTTTAACCGTGCCGGAACGGCGCTAATGGAAATTGTATCGCGCCCCTGCATGCATTCCGCCGATGATGTGCTCGCGTACCTGAACACCTTGAAGCTGATCATGCAGTACGGGGAAATTTCGGATTGCGACCTCGAAAAAGGACATATGCGCAGCGATGTAAACATCAGCATCCGTCCGGCAGGCTCTGAAAAACTCGGAGCGAAAGTTGAAATTAAAAACATGAATTCGTTCGGTTTTATTGCCGAAGCGATCAACTATGAAATTGGGCGGCAGATTGATGTGCTGGAAAGCGGCGGAAGCGTAGTGCAAGAAACGCGCGGGTATGATTCTGATCGCGGCGAAACATTTTCACAGCGCACTAAAGAAAATGCTCACGATTACCGGTATTTCCCTGAACCGGATCTGCTGCCGGTGGAAATTTCTGCAGAACAAATTGCCCAGTGGAAAGCCGGACTGCCGGAACTGCCGGCACAGCGCCGTGAACGTTATATAAATGAACTCGGACTGCCGGAATACGATGCAAAAGTGCTCACTGCTGAAAAAGCAGTGTCCGATTTCTTCGATGACACCTGCGCGCTGACGAAACACTATAAATTCGTTTCAAACTATCTCATGGGAAAAGCGGCCAGCCTCGCCGCCGAAAAAAACACCGGTGTTACGGAAAGTAAACTGATTCCGGCGGCACTTGCGCAAGTCGCCGATCTTGCCGCCGGCGGAACCGTCAGTTCCAGCGCCGCGAACGAACTGATTGAAATTCTCTTTGTTGACGGCGGAGACCCGCAAGCGATTGTTGCAGCTAAAGGAATGGCGCAGATCAATGATGACTATGCACTCGACCAGTGGGCTGATGAAGCAATCGCCGGAAATCCAAAAGCGGTTGCCGACTATAAAGCTGGAAATCCGGCGTCCATCAACGCACTCATGGGCCATGTTATGAAACAGAGCCAAGGCAAAGCCAATCCGCCGGCAGTGATTGCGCTGTTCAAGAAAAAGTTAGATGCCTGA
- a CDS encoding PmeII family type II restriction endonuclease, with translation MGKISKKELSDFIAPNIDQFRKKLLENLLSLKLDKLLKRKNPYLFKAKAVDTAQDIVKSVLDAHLSSQEEGIFGGFLEELAIFVCGKVYNGRKSSAEGIDLEFDADSVHYIISIKSGPNWGNSSQTKKLKDNFRKAKRILGAKIHVVAINGCCYGKDARPNKGDYLKLCGQQFWRLISGDEHFYLDIIEPLGVHAKSKNEQFKEEYSKVINRFTVEFAKQYCDKNGAILWEALVKFNSGK, from the coding sequence ATGGGAAAAATATCGAAAAAAGAGCTAAGTGATTTTATTGCTCCAAATATCGATCAATTCCGAAAGAAACTGCTGGAAAATTTGCTTTCCTTAAAATTGGATAAGCTTCTTAAGCGGAAAAATCCATATTTGTTTAAAGCGAAAGCTGTTGATACTGCTCAGGACATTGTTAAATCTGTTTTAGATGCACACCTGTCTTCGCAGGAAGAGGGTATTTTCGGTGGTTTTCTTGAAGAGTTGGCTATTTTTGTCTGCGGTAAAGTTTATAATGGAAGAAAATCATCTGCTGAAGGGATAGATTTAGAATTTGATGCCGATTCTGTGCATTACATTATTTCGATTAAATCCGGCCCTAATTGGGGAAACAGCAGTCAGACAAAAAAATTAAAGGATAATTTTAGAAAAGCGAAACGAATTCTTGGAGCAAAAATTCATGTTGTAGCAATTAACGGATGTTGTTACGGCAAAGATGCCCGCCCGAACAAAGGCGATTATTTAAAATTATGCGGACAGCAATTCTGGCGACTTATTTCCGGTGATGAACATTTTTATTTAGATATTATTGAGCCTCTCGGTGTTCACGCGAAGTCAAAAAACGAACAGTTCAAAGAAGAATATTCCAAAGTTATTAACCGATTTACAGTTGAGTTTGCGAAGCAATATTGTGACAAGAACGGTGCAATTTTATGGGAGGCGCTCGTAAAATTTAATTCCGGGAAGTAG